The Aspergillus chevalieri M1 DNA, chromosome 5, nearly complete sequence genome includes a region encoding these proteins:
- a CDS encoding uncharacterized protein (COG:S;~EggNog:ENOG410PGH3;~InterPro:IPR002110,IPR036770,IPR020683,IPR010730;~PFAM:PF13857,PF06985,PF12796,PF00023,PF13637, PF13606;~go_function: GO:0005515 - protein binding [Evidence IEA]), translated as MAQQQPQHQNQSPPFTIEISDDDYVKYGAVHDDLIAKLRGLSPENRELALQALMWLSCARRPLVTEELGYALALTEGTTRRLDKPSHTNAARLRAACSACAGFVSEREENILVRYIRDQHDVLGYVYKVKPSISLTDQVAEYFTMVWKCWFPHAHRDIAIACLRYVSLEAFGTEEPPTDEYEFYAYAAQNWGYHAEMQPVPQSLVMDFLENEKNVLACSKYLPLKRVCGCCILGKPKTITKLHLAVYFGLDDTVRYLIEAGAELDVKDGEGRTPLSWAVELGRSSIAKYLLNHGADANMPERLQNTLGWAVVNGDPGLFHMLIDYGARPGCAHPTWEDILLKAAIKGQEDLIRILIDRGVDWANFRDRHWGRSPISQAAEYGRENVVKLLLDHGADPNSKDINGEQRSQRNDGKTPFTWAVQNSHTAVVNLLIRHGACPGSINPMAHVSAAIRGQYNLSQYLLEQNVSPMIHEPNFGRSPLSQAAEYGRDNVTKLLLDWGVDPNMRDINGKNTTQNNEGKTPLMWASMNGHLSIVKLLLDRGADRNLQERDGRAALSWAAEHGRAAVVQTLLQRDADANQPDTYRCQTPISWAAMNGHRDVVMLLLIHGADALKKDRTGQTALDRASTHNHQAVIQLLLELGLPRPCRTNGHEMTTFQCKPFEYTPLPGPTSIRLLSRVKNTAEVKASIMGVPLPQYSVETFDLNDGPPFEALSYTWGSPFPADSEKAREYDNDDRWPICINGSLTFVHKNLYEFLQQDYMLEDSVDDRDGPYRKTGLIRAAEEGNNEALRFYVSRHADTEADDIFGKTAIHYVAEQGNFEGVKILVQAGADVARVDGTGKSPLAYATSQPSSHLHIIECLTDALSRPAGVRRRMSGRRLWIDAICINQNDVPERNAQLAIISQVYTQAVTVLVWLGIEDEYTTHANESLRIGGGSECPAIRELVNIPRYSNIISYPLSPQCRGIINLVNRTWFTRVWVIQEAALARRIRMFCGKNEFNYLEVFHLLQCYLGPTSVGTFDPSIRSNIGGTEGYLITDIRLRVNPNGEDRAFIEDQTKRHNRRIDFLRRGKLTLPLLISRLWTMKVTDPRDKVFAILGLAQGPNDDKPRIFADYSKPVDDVFVSTAQLFLLGCSEALGLWQTGEQQGLEPLEGLSYVQRLPRDHPLASDYLDRLPSWVPDFNAPLFTQRFWCSYFKAGTSIKSPNPLQPSDSRTYTLNGILVDEIRAMQNDLTNPMEMRYDPCHWLEVIITMAPTYPTGESRTEALCHTLMANNSWRNAESLDEETRLGFRTFFLRSLCFYLRTPKVVEHVRRLRETDPSNLLPSVEELQAHLKSREAEGQSSAAKDGAYHPVNSRSSFADRRGYHHRGRALFQTQKGLLGLGPYWAQPGDQVWVVAGGRTPLVLRPVSESKGSRAALVGEAYVHGIMNGELREDEERKVQPVVLV; from the coding sequence AtggcgcagcagcagccccaGCATCAAAATCAAAGCCCACCATTCACCATTGAGATAAGTGATGACGACTACGTTAAATATGGTGCAGTGCATGATGACCTGATCGCAAAGCTCCGGGGGCTATCTCCCGAGAACCGTGAGCTCGCCCTCCAGGCCTTAATGTGGCTGTCCTGTGCACGAAGACCACTGGTAACAGAGGAATTGGGGTACGCGCTCGCCTTGACGGAAGGTACTACAAGAAGGCTGGACAAGCCCAGTCACACCAACGCTGCCCGACTAAGAGCTGCCTGTTCTGCATGTGCCGGCTTCGTCTCCGAACGCGAGGAAAATATCCTGGTGCGTTATATCAGGGATCAGCATGATGTTCTGGGGTACGTGTATAAAGTGAAGCCCAGTATCAGTCTGACTGATCAGGTGGCTGAGTATTTTACTATGGTGTGGAAGTGCTGGTTTCCCCATGCGCATCGCGATATAGCCATTGCATGCCTTCGGTACGTATCTCTCGAGGCCTTTGGTACGGAGGAACCCCCGACCGATGAATACGAGTTCTATGCCTATGCAGCCCAGAACTGGGGGTATCATGCTGAGATGCAACCGGTTCCGCAGTCTTTGGTCATGGACTTTCTGGAGAATGAGAAGAATGTTCTGGCGTGCTCGAAGTACTTGCCCTTGAAGCGTGTGTGTGGTTGTTGCATCTTGGGAAAACCGAAGACGATCACCAAGCTTCATCTAGCGGTTTATTTCGGGCTCGACGATACCGTGAGATATCTCATTGAGGCTGGAGCGGAGCTTGATGTGAAGGATGGCGAGGGACGCACACCGCTGTCCTGGGCAGTCGAGTTGGGACGATCAAGTATTGCGAAATACCTGCTCAACCATGGTGCGGATGCGAATATGCCAGAACGCTTACAAAACACGTTGGGATGGGCCGTTGTCAACGGGGACCCTGGCCTGTTTCATATGTTGATCGACTATGGAGCTCGGCCGGGGTGTGCACACCCTACGTGGGAGGACATACTCTTGAAGGCAGCGATCAAAGGACAGGAGGACCTTATCCGGATACTCATTGATAGAGGTGTGGATTGGGCCAACTTCCGAGACCGCCATTGGGGCCGTAGCCCGATATCCCAGGCAGCGGAGTATGGCCGGGAGAACGTGGTCAAGCTCCTTCTTGACCATGGCGCAGACCCCAATTCCAAGGATATTAACGGAGAGCAACGGAGTCAAAGGAACGATGGAAAGACCCCCTTCACATGGGCTGTTCAAAATAGCCACACGGCTGTCGTCAACCTTTTGATCAGGCACGGCGCTTGTCCGGGTTCCATCAACCCCATGGCTCACGTGTCCGCCGCTATCCGAGGTCAATACAACCTATCCCAATACCTGCTTGAGCAAAATGTTTCCCCTATGATCCACGAACCAAACTTCGGGCGCTCTCCGCTGTCCCAGGCGGCTGAGTATGGACGGGACAATGTCACGAAGCTCCTGCTGGATTGGGGCGTCGATCCGAACATGAGGGACATAAATGGCAAGAACACGACCCAGAATAACGAGGGAAAGACGCCGTTGATGTGGGCATCCATGAATGGTCATCTATCAATTGTGAAGCTCCTACTAGATAGGGGAGCAGACCGGAACTTGCAGGAGAGGGACGGCAGGGCGGCCCTTTCTTGGGCAGCAGAACACGGCCGTGCAGCAGTAGTACAGACTCTACTGCAACGCGACGCAGATGCCAACCAACCTGATACCTATCGCTGCCAGACTCCCATCTCGTGGGCTGCGATGAATGGCCATCGGGATGTTGTGATGCTACTGCTGATACACGGCGCCGATGCTCTCAAAAAGGATCGGACCGGCCAAACAGCACTCGACAGGGCCTCTACACATAACCACCAGGCGGTTATTCAGCTTCTCCTGGAGCTTGGATTGCCCAGACCATGCAGGACAAACGGTCATGAAATGACCACCTTTCAGTGCAAACCCTTTGAGTACACACCGCTGCCCGGACCCACGTCCATTCGCCTGTTATCCCGCGTCAAGAATACCGCTGAGGTCAAAGCATCGATTATGGGGGTGCCACTACcacagtactctgtagaaaCTTTTGACCTAAATGACGGTCCGCCTTTCGAAGCTCTGTCATATACTTGGGGCTCTCCATTTCCCGCGGACTCCGAGAAAGCAAGGGAATACGACAACGACGACCGATGGCCAATTTGTATTAATGGCAGTCTCACCTTCGTCCATAAAAATCTTTATGAGTTTTTACAGCAAGACTATATGCTAGAAGACTCGGTGGATGACCGCGATGGGCCATATAGGAAGACTGGACTTATACGTGCGGCAGAGGAAGGGAATAATGAAGCCCTGCGGTTCTATGTATCTCGTCATGCGGATACAGAAGCGGATGACATATTCGGAAAGACCGCCATTCATTATGTCGCCGAGCAGGGCAACTTTGAGGGTGTGAAGATTCTAGTTCAGGCTGGCGCCGACGTTGCGAGGGTCGATGGCACTGGGAAATCGCCACTGGCATATGCAACTAGTCAGCCGTCTTCACACCTGCATATTATTGAATGCTTGACTGACGCACTGTCACGCCCAGCTGGTGTCCGCCGACGAATGAGTGGACGGCGTCTGTGGATTGACGCCATTTGCATCAACCAGAACGATGTGCCCGAGCGGAATGCCCAGCTGGCGATCATATCCCAGGTCTACACCCAGGCGGTCACAGTTCTAGTCTGGCTAGGAATTGAAGATGAGTATACCACACATGCGAATGAATCCCTGCGGATTGGTGGTGGATCGGAATGCCCGGCCATTCGCGAGTTGGTGAATATCCCACGCTATTCCAATATCATATCTTATCCTCTCTCGCCGCAATGTCGCGGAATCATCAACCTGGTGAACCGAACATGGTTCACACGCGTTTGGGTGATACAGGAGGCCGCATTGGCCAGGCGAATCCGGATGTTCTGTGGAAAAAATGAATTTAACTATTTAGAAGTTTTTCATTTGCTTCAATGCTACCTTGGCCCGACCTCAGTCGGGACATTTGATCCCAGTATAAGGTCGAATATTGGCGGCACAGAAGGGTACCTTATCACTGACATCCGACTGCGGGTTAACCCGAACGGAGAGGACAGGGCGTTTATAGAGGACCAGACCAAGAGACACAACCGACGGATTGACTTCCTCCGGCGAGGAAAGCTCACACTCCCTCTCCTAATATCTCGCTTGTGGACCATGAAGGTAACCGATCCAAGAGACAAAGTCTTTGCCATACTTGGTCTTGCTCAGGGGCCCAATGATGATAAGCCGAGGATCTTTGCAGACTACAGTAAACCAGTTGATGATGTCTTCGTGTCTACAGCGCAgcttttcctcctcggcTGCTCCGAGGCCTTGGGGCTGTGGCAGACTGGGGAACAGCAAGGACTGGAACCTCTCGAAGGACTGTCGTATGTGCAACGATTGCCGCGAGACCATCCTTTGGCTTCTGACTATCTCGATCGACTGCCCTCTTGGGTCCCAGATTTCAATGCTCCCCTATTTACGCAGCGTTTTTGGTGCTCATACTTCAAGGCGGGAACTAGCATCAAGTCCCCGAACCCCCTGCAACCCTCAGACTCGCGGACATATACGTTAAACGGGATACTAGTTGACGAGATCAGAGCCATGCAGAACGATCTGACCAACCCAATGGAAATGCGCTATGACCCATGCCACTGGTTGGAGGTCATTATCACCATGGCCCCGACGTATCCAACAGGGGAAAGCCGCACTGAAGCTTTATGCCACACGCTGATGGCTAACAACTCCTGGCGCAACGCGGAGAGCCTTGATGAAGAGACGCGATTGGGTTTCAGGACTTTCTTTTTGCGATCGCTGTGTTTTTACCTACGAACCCCGAAAGTTGTCGAACACGTCAGACGGCTTCGGGAAACCGATCCCTCCAACTTGCTCCCCTCGGTGGAGGAGCTGCAGGCCCATCTCAAAAGTCGCGAGGCGGAAGGCCAAAGCAGTGCCGCCAAAGATGGTGCCTATCATCCGGTCAATAGCCGCTCATCGTTCGCAGATAGGCGAGGGTATCATCACAGAGGTCGAGCG
- a CDS encoding uncharacterized protein (SECRETED:SignalP(1-17)) has product MQFTVLSTVLFAISAMAAPTLIVGSAPAAAAGAGAGVGGGVSGGVDLDASVGGGVGGGAGAGVGIGV; this is encoded by the coding sequence ATGCAGTTCACCGTCCTTTCCACCGTCCTCTTTGCCATCTCCGCCATGGCCGCTCCCACCCTGATCGTCGGTTCGGCCcccgccgctgctgccggCGCGGGTGCCGGCGTTGGCGGTGGTGTCAGCGGCGGTGTTGATCTCGATGCTAGCGTTGGTGGTggcgttggtggtggtgccggtgccggtgtCGGCATTGGCGTCTAA